In Microvenator marinus, one genomic interval encodes:
- a CDS encoding pyridoxal phosphate-dependent aminotransferase: MKLASRLSRVQPSPTLAISAKAQAMKAEGIDVISFSAGEPDFPTPMPVREGAKAALDAGKTGYIASDGLPALKEAIAKDYARRGREVSVSNVIVSTGGKQALFNAVFALFEPGDKVIIPAPYWVSYPAQVLLAGADPITPLAGIETDFKLTAAQLRDELKDPAIRGLILCSPSNPTGSVYSAAELKALGDVLKDFPDVTIFFDAIYDRLVFDEEISADFVQVNPELEDRTVTFNGFSKAYAMTGWRLGYSIAPAAVTKAMSKLQSQSTSNATTFAQFGALDALKLPDHVIAGMCDIFKRRRTLICDALNAIEGVSCPVPGGAFYVFPDFSSFCGEGKRFADDLALAAYLLDEAKVALVPGSAFGAPGHLRLSYATSDEIIKEGVDRIAKALA, translated from the coding sequence TTGAAACTCGCCAGTCGCCTATCCCGCGTGCAACCATCCCCCACCCTTGCGATCAGCGCGAAAGCCCAAGCCATGAAGGCCGAGGGCATCGACGTGATCTCATTTAGCGCCGGCGAGCCGGACTTCCCTACGCCGATGCCGGTCCGCGAGGGCGCAAAGGCAGCGCTCGATGCGGGCAAGACGGGCTATATCGCTTCTGACGGCCTGCCCGCCTTGAAAGAGGCCATCGCCAAGGATTACGCGCGACGTGGCCGCGAGGTTTCGGTGTCGAATGTGATTGTGAGCACGGGCGGAAAACAGGCGCTCTTTAACGCTGTTTTTGCGCTTTTTGAGCCCGGCGACAAGGTGATCATCCCGGCACCGTACTGGGTGAGCTATCCGGCACAGGTCCTCTTGGCAGGGGCGGATCCCATAACGCCGCTGGCTGGAATCGAGACGGATTTCAAACTTACCGCGGCGCAATTGCGCGACGAGCTCAAAGACCCGGCGATTCGTGGGCTGATTCTCTGCTCGCCATCGAACCCCACGGGGTCTGTGTATTCGGCAGCCGAGCTCAAGGCGCTTGGCGACGTGCTGAAGGACTTCCCGGACGTCACGATTTTCTTCGACGCGATCTACGACCGGCTGGTCTTCGACGAGGAAATTTCGGCGGATTTTGTGCAGGTCAATCCCGAGCTTGAGGACCGGACCGTGACCTTCAACGGTTTTTCAAAGGCCTACGCGATGACCGGCTGGCGCCTTGGTTATTCCATCGCGCCAGCGGCGGTCACCAAAGCCATGTCCAAGTTGCAAAGTCAGTCGACTTCCAACGCGACGACTTTCGCGCAGTTTGGAGCCCTGGACGCGTTGAAACTTCCCGACCACGTCATTGCGGGCATGTGCGATATCTTCAAACGCCGACGAACCTTGATCTGCGACGCTTTGAACGCGATTGAGGGTGTGAGCTGCCCAGTTCCTGGCGGTGCGTTCTACGTCTTCCCAGACTTTTCTAGCTTCTGCGGTGAGGGAAAACGATTCGCAGATGACTTGGCGCTCGCGGCATATTTACTGGACGAGGCGAAGGTCGCTCTGGTTCCTGGGAGCGCATTCGGGGCGCCCGGACACTTGAGACTTTCTTACGCGACTTCGGACGAGATCATCAAAGAAGGCGTGGACCGAATCGCGAAGGCACTCGCGTGA
- a CDS encoding ROK family protein — translation MRVGVDVGGTHLRVEAFDDDWKSVERLKIRVRDDMSPAGVAGQIKSALEGFSGIESLGVGLAGQMSADGSMVYNAPNLGWRNVAFKAELSTLLGLGSDRLAVVNDLNAVLWGEYVAGAAKGATDVLAAWVGSGVGGAIIADGRLVIGAGGKAGELGHVKVVVGGRRCGCGQDGCVEAYAGGVHLEKQVYALAAEHGLPGFEDPNAIDLALVDSQYRDVAVWTELWEKNTSYLALAIANALTVLNPSLLLLGGGVLENLENFRDLTLRKVVPLVLDAAREDLRIAFGELGDGAGTLGAAALSLQP, via the coding sequence GTGAGAGTCGGCGTTGATGTGGGCGGTACCCATCTGAGGGTGGAGGCGTTCGACGACGACTGGAAAAGCGTTGAACGGCTCAAGATCCGTGTGCGCGACGACATGTCACCTGCGGGTGTTGCGGGGCAGATCAAGTCGGCTCTTGAAGGCTTCTCAGGCATCGAAAGTCTGGGCGTGGGGCTCGCCGGCCAGATGAGCGCCGACGGGAGCATGGTCTACAATGCGCCGAATCTCGGATGGAGAAACGTGGCCTTCAAGGCGGAGTTGAGCACGTTGCTCGGACTTGGTTCTGACCGGCTCGCCGTTGTGAATGATTTGAACGCCGTTCTCTGGGGCGAGTACGTGGCAGGTGCGGCGAAAGGTGCGACCGATGTGCTCGCGGCGTGGGTTGGTAGCGGTGTGGGCGGCGCTATCATTGCGGATGGAAGGCTCGTGATCGGCGCTGGCGGCAAGGCTGGCGAGTTGGGGCACGTCAAGGTGGTCGTCGGTGGAAGGCGCTGCGGATGCGGCCAAGACGGATGTGTGGAGGCCTACGCAGGCGGTGTACACCTTGAGAAGCAAGTCTACGCGCTGGCGGCCGAGCACGGTCTGCCGGGGTTTGAAGACCCGAACGCCATTGACCTCGCGTTGGTAGATTCCCAATACCGAGACGTGGCGGTCTGGACCGAACTCTGGGAGAAAAACACGAGCTATTTGGCCCTGGCTATCGCGAATGCGTTGACCGTGCTGAATCCGAGCCTTCTCTTGCTTGGAGGCGGAGTTCTCGAGAATTTAGAGAATTTTAGAGACCTAACCTTGCGCAAGGTAGTGCCGCTGGTGCTGGATGCGGCACGCGAAGACTTGAGAATCGCATTTGGAGAATTAGGGGATGGTGCCGGCACGCTTGGTGCCGCGGCCCTTAGTCTACAACCTTAA
- a CDS encoding penicillin-insensitive murein endopeptidase, translating into MPRKWSENIGFFGFLSAVFTLIVWVGNDYWIEVFEDDEPSVSAGKVSNGGLVNGKRLPSSGPNFQTYSRLGSLIGRTCVHHAVRDTIVDSYSEVFQVNPEWRFVYGETGWCTGGPFEPHKTHQNGLSVDFMIPIRDNGVSTPLPTWPWNKWGYNLVFSDSGKLNDWVIDFDALVAHLHALDKAAKEHGLKIEKVILEPPLHDEVFKAKDGKKLKRLPWMEKAAWVRHDNHYHVDFKVVD; encoded by the coding sequence ATGCCCAGAAAATGGAGCGAAAATATCGGTTTTTTTGGATTTCTCTCAGCTGTCTTCACCTTGATTGTTTGGGTCGGCAATGACTATTGGATCGAGGTCTTTGAAGACGATGAGCCGAGCGTCAGCGCCGGCAAAGTCAGCAACGGCGGGCTCGTCAACGGCAAACGGCTGCCAAGCTCAGGCCCAAACTTCCAGACTTACTCAAGGCTCGGCTCACTCATCGGCCGAACCTGCGTTCACCATGCCGTCCGCGATACCATTGTGGACTCTTATTCAGAGGTCTTTCAGGTCAACCCAGAATGGCGGTTCGTCTACGGCGAAACAGGGTGGTGTACCGGTGGGCCCTTTGAGCCACACAAGACGCACCAAAACGGGCTTTCCGTGGATTTCATGATTCCCATTCGGGACAACGGCGTCTCCACACCGCTTCCAACGTGGCCGTGGAACAAATGGGGATACAACCTTGTCTTCTCGGACTCCGGAAAACTCAACGACTGGGTGATTGACTTTGATGCTCTGGTCGCTCACTTACATGCTTTGGACAAGGCAGCCAAAGAGCATGGGCTCAAGATCGAGAAAGTCATCCTCGAGCCACCCCTGCATGACGAAGTTTTTAAGGCGAAGGACGGCAAGAAGCTTAAGCGACTGCCTTGGATGGAAAAGGCCGCCTGGGTCCGCCACGACAACCACTACCATGTGGATTTTAAGGTTGTAGACTAA
- a CDS encoding PQQ-dependent sugar dehydrogenase, protein MKKFSVLIAIFLVMSSAAWAQDNQVKAVKVYPSVDLKMPVQMTQPLRPHSTMKNVWWVVEQQGRIVRFHGDEKEPKAQVVMDIRKSVKSGGERGLLGLAFHPKFHDNGFAFVNYTYQKDDDLITRIARFESKDFGKTFDPETEVSVMEFEQPYGNHNGGHIAFGPDGRLYIGIGDGGAAGDPQDHSQRAETILGTIARINVDKLPYTVPADNPFVKGGGRSEIFAWGLRNPWKFSFDRKTGDLWSADVGQNAWEEVNIVELGKNYGWRVLEGTHCYNPKNDCDREGMEPPVTEYPHSEGQSVTGGYVYRGSKIPGIQGHYIFGDFVSGKIWSFDPKTKERKLLMDSGKAISTFVEAADGELGFLDYTSGDIYTFAPK, encoded by the coding sequence ATGAAGAAATTCTCCGTCTTAATCGCCATCTTCTTGGTCATGAGTTCCGCAGCTTGGGCCCAAGATAACCAGGTCAAAGCCGTTAAGGTCTATCCGAGCGTGGACCTCAAGATGCCTGTGCAAATGACCCAACCTCTGCGGCCGCATTCGACCATGAAAAACGTATGGTGGGTGGTGGAACAGCAGGGTAGAATTGTACGTTTTCATGGCGATGAAAAAGAGCCAAAAGCGCAAGTTGTGATGGATATCAGAAAGTCAGTGAAATCGGGCGGAGAGCGCGGCCTTCTAGGTCTTGCATTTCATCCTAAGTTTCATGATAACGGATTCGCATTCGTCAACTACACCTATCAAAAAGACGACGACTTGATCACTCGGATCGCGCGGTTTGAATCCAAGGATTTTGGCAAGACCTTTGACCCTGAGACCGAAGTAAGCGTGATGGAGTTCGAGCAGCCTTATGGAAATCATAATGGCGGCCATATTGCGTTTGGTCCTGATGGCCGACTCTATATCGGGATTGGCGATGGTGGTGCCGCGGGCGACCCGCAAGACCATAGCCAGAGAGCCGAGACGATTTTAGGCACAATCGCGAGGATTAACGTAGACAAGCTCCCTTACACGGTGCCCGCCGATAATCCGTTTGTGAAAGGCGGTGGTCGCTCCGAGATCTTTGCCTGGGGCCTTAGGAATCCGTGGAAGTTCAGCTTTGACCGAAAAACCGGCGACCTCTGGTCGGCCGACGTGGGTCAGAATGCATGGGAGGAAGTCAACATTGTGGAACTCGGCAAGAACTACGGTTGGCGTGTTCTGGAAGGCACGCATTGCTACAACCCCAAGAACGATTGTGATCGCGAAGGCATGGAGCCTCCGGTCACCGAGTACCCGCACTCGGAGGGGCAGTCTGTGACGGGCGGGTATGTCTATCGTGGCTCAAAGATTCCCGGAATTCAGGGGCACTATATCTTCGGGGATTTTGTATCCGGAAAAATCTGGAGCTTTGACCCAAAGACCAAGGAGCGGAAGTTGTTGATGGACTCCGGCAAGGCTATTTCGACATTTGTTGAGGCGGCTGATGGTGAACTTGGGTTCCTCGACTATACTTCTGGGGATATCTATACTTTTGCCCCCAAGTAG
- a CDS encoding FxLYD domain-containing protein, which produces MKSFVLLGLGLLVFGLGTPAAAMTSAQKSKVLGWTATGNEIVVEREHLGQLMVDDVAQEFYFETTSTYRAKDGSQLLTYRRGELSGPKHPVWEGAKEAGQLDKFLETAGLMQAQESWLSPDQKSLLALTERTTFSEESRCEVHQRVVLMRPDEAKLYVVHDQVARGEHSASRDLATCPQVKVRAFWHPSSKLWVLERERTRPDYKWTLIPGSLESLEEYADSTFVTSHFNRDLVMSKLEDGVVKDALRDTFNGQLKSGLSKIAQDPSGSKSKVLLMALLFALDQNADPAKKLLKDRSLRELSFLEEGLKAAVQTAVGDVKAATKTINALVKSASSWEELAAVAGVFSLVDLNVSNEIYVHALSHETAAEADTNRAYTAMIQGLIEAGQLNAAQSLIDKLDSLDSAQKLLMVSLNLAYKRPQLARETLETILAAEPGRCAAWAASARMAAMERRMGDALEHYRAAATCNPLLVDASFYVADLELRRGDLKLGKVYLQKFIDHTIGRKSDLARQVRLEWAQQGLKRLEHQGAVLLTTSCFPSNTRTVCQGTVFNTSEETLNAVEARVSAKDKRGRLKTLGSASVDELAPGATATLSVMVDEEPTVMSVGRDPAEHKTNEVDIL; this is translated from the coding sequence ATGAAATCTTTTGTGTTGTTGGGTTTGGGGCTTCTGGTCTTTGGGCTCGGTACGCCGGCCGCGGCAATGACTTCTGCTCAGAAGTCGAAAGTCCTCGGCTGGACCGCCACCGGCAATGAAATCGTGGTGGAACGTGAACATCTCGGCCAGCTCATGGTGGATGATGTCGCGCAGGAATTCTATTTTGAGACGACTTCGACCTACCGTGCGAAAGACGGCAGCCAACTCCTCACCTACCGGCGTGGCGAGCTCAGTGGGCCTAAGCACCCGGTTTGGGAGGGCGCAAAAGAGGCCGGTCAACTCGATAAGTTCCTTGAGACCGCGGGCTTGATGCAAGCCCAGGAGTCGTGGCTTAGTCCCGACCAGAAATCCCTCTTGGCCCTGACCGAGAGAACCACATTTAGCGAGGAGTCTCGTTGCGAAGTCCACCAGCGCGTCGTGCTCATGCGCCCGGACGAGGCCAAGCTCTACGTCGTTCACGACCAGGTCGCACGTGGTGAGCACTCGGCATCTCGGGATTTAGCGACCTGTCCGCAGGTTAAAGTCCGCGCGTTTTGGCATCCGTCTTCTAAGCTCTGGGTTCTCGAACGAGAGCGAACGCGGCCCGATTACAAATGGACGCTGATTCCCGGAAGCCTCGAGTCGCTGGAAGAATACGCCGATTCGACCTTTGTAACGTCCCACTTCAATCGTGACTTGGTGATGTCCAAGCTTGAAGACGGGGTGGTCAAGGACGCGTTGCGAGATACCTTCAATGGGCAGCTAAAATCCGGACTCTCCAAAATTGCGCAAGATCCCTCGGGCTCCAAGTCTAAGGTCCTTCTGATGGCGTTGCTCTTTGCCCTCGACCAGAACGCAGACCCTGCCAAGAAGCTGCTTAAAGACCGATCGCTTCGAGAACTTTCATTCCTCGAAGAAGGCCTCAAGGCAGCCGTTCAGACGGCGGTTGGGGACGTCAAGGCCGCCACAAAGACTATCAACGCGTTGGTCAAAAGTGCATCCTCTTGGGAGGAACTTGCGGCGGTCGCTGGAGTGTTCTCTCTGGTAGATCTCAACGTCTCCAACGAAATTTACGTGCATGCGCTGAGCCACGAGACTGCGGCGGAGGCGGACACGAACCGAGCCTACACAGCCATGATTCAGGGCTTGATCGAAGCAGGGCAACTCAACGCTGCACAGAGCCTAATCGACAAACTCGATTCGCTCGACTCGGCCCAGAAGCTTCTAATGGTCTCCTTGAACCTCGCCTATAAGCGCCCACAGCTCGCCAGGGAGACTCTGGAGACGATCTTGGCGGCAGAGCCGGGAAGATGTGCCGCTTGGGCAGCGAGCGCACGTATGGCGGCCATGGAGCGTCGGATGGGGGACGCGCTCGAACACTACCGAGCGGCAGCCACGTGTAACCCGTTGTTGGTTGATGCATCTTTTTATGTGGCAGACCTGGAGCTAAGGCGCGGCGATTTGAAGCTCGGGAAGGTGTATCTGCAAAAATTCATCGACCACACGATCGGAAGAAAATCGGATTTGGCGCGCCAGGTCCGACTGGAGTGGGCACAACAAGGCCTCAAGCGCCTTGAGCACCAAGGCGCCGTGCTGCTGACCACATCATGTTTTCCGAGCAACACCAGAACGGTGTGTCAGGGCACGGTGTTCAATACGTCTGAAGAAACGTTGAACGCCGTGGAAGCTCGGGTCTCGGCCAAAGACAAGCGCGGACGCCTCAAAACGCTCGGCAGTGCCTCGGTGGACGAGCTGGCTCCGGGCGCCACAGCGACGCTGAGTGTAATGGTTGACGAAGAACCTACAGTCATGAGCGTGGGCCGCGATCCTGCCGAACATAAGACCAACGAAGTGGACATCCTATGA
- a CDS encoding tRNA1(Val) (adenine(37)-N6)-methyltransferase, producing the protein MSERTQDTLANLTILQHKKGYRFGIDAVLLATDLAEIVGPRVAELGAGQGAVSLAIATQFPNAEILAIERQDGLFELLEENVSTNQFAAQITCIQADIRALRDTRKDLAQTMDLVVFNPPFFAPGSGRLSPNQERREAHQTLHGGIPEFLEVSRWLLKPRGRIKAIAPPSKLAEFFGVCAVSDLGPESLRMVHARAHDDAYLAEVVLRRDFQGELVVMPALVVHENHEFSPEVQARLELQCQAQN; encoded by the coding sequence GTGTCCGAGCGAACTCAAGACACGCTCGCGAATCTCACCATCTTACAACATAAGAAGGGGTACCGGTTTGGCATAGATGCCGTGCTCCTCGCCACGGATCTCGCCGAGATCGTTGGGCCGCGTGTGGCCGAGCTCGGCGCGGGTCAAGGTGCGGTTAGCCTCGCCATCGCCACACAATTTCCCAATGCCGAAATCCTTGCGATTGAGCGCCAAGACGGCCTTTTTGAGCTCCTCGAAGAAAACGTGAGCACCAACCAGTTCGCGGCGCAAATCACGTGCATTCAAGCTGATATTCGCGCCCTTCGCGACACCCGAAAGGACCTCGCTCAGACTATGGATTTGGTGGTCTTTAACCCGCCGTTTTTCGCGCCGGGCTCCGGACGGCTAAGTCCTAATCAGGAGCGGCGCGAGGCTCATCAAACCCTTCACGGTGGAATTCCGGAATTTCTTGAGGTTTCGCGCTGGTTGCTAAAGCCGCGTGGCCGCATCAAAGCTATTGCGCCGCCCTCAAAGCTCGCGGAGTTCTTTGGGGTCTGCGCCGTTTCGGATCTCGGTCCAGAGTCTTTGAGGATGGTCCACGCGCGGGCGCATGACGACGCTTATCTTGCCGAAGTTGTACTTCGCCGTGATTTCCAAGGCGAGCTCGTGGTAATGCCTGCGCTTGTTGTTCATGAAAACCACGAGTTTTCGCCCGAAGTTCAAGCCCGTTTGGAGTTGCAATGCCAAGCTCAAAACTGA
- a CDS encoding DUF4920 domain-containing protein, with the protein MLKSYIVAAVLGLSLVACEKKDAQPESAPADAPAEAPADAPKVEETPPEAADSPEPGAASQQGKLELPEDLGAGETKLYGSRFTIIEEPLTLAAAVEKAAEHPGPFKIDATMEQVCAKKGCWFTLAGEGIDKPIRVRMKDYGFFVPRNAAGSRVIVEGELTAREMPADEAKHYAEDEGKSPEEVAKVGATKVYEFTATAVEVTMPKG; encoded by the coding sequence ATGTTGAAATCCTATATTGTAGCGGCTGTCCTCGGACTTAGCCTCGTGGCCTGTGAAAAGAAAGATGCTCAACCTGAGAGCGCCCCAGCTGATGCGCCTGCAGAAGCACCAGCGGACGCGCCTAAGGTTGAAGAAACCCCGCCAGAGGCCGCTGATTCTCCAGAGCCGGGAGCGGCGTCACAACAGGGCAAGCTTGAGCTTCCCGAAGATCTAGGCGCTGGCGAGACCAAACTCTACGGCTCTCGGTTCACGATCATCGAAGAGCCTTTGACGCTCGCCGCTGCCGTCGAAAAAGCAGCTGAGCATCCTGGCCCTTTTAAGATCGACGCCACCATGGAGCAGGTTTGCGCCAAGAAAGGCTGCTGGTTCACGCTCGCCGGTGAAGGTATCGACAAGCCCATCCGTGTGCGCATGAAAGACTATGGCTTCTTCGTTCCACGAAACGCTGCGGGTTCAAGGGTCATCGTGGAAGGTGAGTTGACCGCACGCGAAATGCCAGCGGACGAAGCAAAGCACTACGCTGAGGACGAGGGCAAATCCCCCGAAGAGGTAGCCAAGGTCGGTGCGACCAAGGTCTATGAATTCACGGCAACCGCCGTAGAAGTCACCATGCCCAAGGGCTAA
- a CDS encoding choice-of-anchor D domain-containing protein: MRQSILLSLLLTMSAIVVGCPEPEQSTPVDVFKPNSFGNYSTNFQPQILSETRLNFGDMDAGESSSIPLEIRNVGKEVLIISGYESTAEFEVRGLDEELSVPVGESVMIRVNYRALDEEPRNGELVIFSNDPENPRWKVEIFANQRFPCLAIEPQAVDFGTVDPFLNETSSRDLKISNCSSNATTTFMLEDLVGEGFEAPLSRDETSLEPGEFVEISLTFVPTRSGAYEGQLIVSSNDYFEERKVVELRGYGKDRECPVAIITGSNPQGQTVTANPINVIDALPLDNIELSAGDSYDPEGQSVTYEWSLVGRPQDSAARLEPNLGSENVRLWLDLAGEYMVDLRVVSEFGVPSCQTARLRVRATADQDIHIQLVWDTPNDPNQQDSSGADMDVHLVHPNGQWDQTPYDCFWRNLNPDWATPREVRPDGTQTGWDDDPSLDIDDVSGWGPENINLDNPQNVRYSVGVHYFAHHGYGSSYSTIRVYIGGVLVHEAPRKLMGDQDFWHVADIDWAARQVIPVDTLQRGFPE; encoded by the coding sequence ATGCGACAATCCATCTTGCTTTCGCTCTTACTTACCATGAGCGCCATCGTTGTAGGTTGCCCGGAACCAGAGCAGTCCACACCTGTGGATGTTTTCAAACCGAACTCATTTGGCAATTATTCAACGAACTTCCAGCCTCAAATTCTCTCGGAAACACGCCTGAATTTCGGCGATATGGATGCCGGCGAGTCGAGCAGTATTCCTCTCGAGATCCGCAACGTCGGTAAGGAAGTCCTCATCATCTCTGGGTACGAAAGCACAGCAGAATTCGAAGTGCGGGGATTGGATGAAGAACTATCCGTTCCCGTCGGTGAGTCTGTCATGATTCGAGTGAACTACCGTGCACTCGATGAAGAGCCGCGAAATGGTGAGCTCGTCATTTTCTCAAATGACCCCGAAAATCCGCGATGGAAGGTGGAGATTTTCGCGAACCAGCGTTTCCCGTGTCTCGCGATCGAGCCGCAAGCCGTGGACTTTGGGACCGTAGACCCCTTTCTGAACGAGACTTCGTCGCGCGATCTCAAGATATCGAACTGCTCATCGAACGCGACCACCACCTTCATGCTCGAAGACCTGGTGGGAGAAGGCTTTGAGGCGCCGCTGTCTCGAGACGAAACCTCCTTAGAGCCCGGTGAATTTGTTGAGATTTCCCTCACCTTTGTACCTACGCGCTCAGGCGCCTACGAAGGGCAGTTGATCGTGTCCTCCAACGACTATTTCGAGGAGCGCAAAGTCGTCGAGCTTCGTGGTTACGGAAAAGACCGCGAGTGCCCGGTGGCCATCATCACGGGGTCCAACCCACAGGGACAAACGGTCACAGCAAACCCAATCAACGTGATCGATGCACTCCCGCTGGATAATATTGAACTGAGTGCCGGAGATTCTTACGATCCCGAAGGTCAGTCCGTGACTTATGAGTGGTCTTTGGTAGGCCGGCCGCAGGATAGTGCGGCGCGACTCGAGCCGAACCTCGGCTCGGAAAACGTACGGCTTTGGTTGGACCTCGCCGGTGAGTACATGGTGGACCTGAGAGTGGTTTCGGAATTCGGCGTGCCCTCCTGTCAAACAGCGCGTCTCAGGGTTCGCGCAACTGCCGACCAAGACATCCACATTCAACTGGTCTGGGATACCCCGAACGACCCGAATCAACAGGATTCATCGGGTGCCGATATGGACGTCCACCTGGTTCATCCCAACGGGCAATGGGATCAGACGCCCTACGACTGTTTTTGGAGAAACCTCAACCCAGACTGGGCTACGCCGCGCGAGGTTCGGCCTGACGGAACCCAGACGGGCTGGGACGATGACCCAAGCCTCGACATTGACGACGTGAGTGGTTGGGGGCCGGAGAATATCAACCTCGATAATCCTCAGAACGTTCGGTATAGCGTGGGCGTCCACTACTTCGCTCACCATGGCTATGGCTCAAGTTACTCCACCATCCGAGTCTATATCGGTGGCGTGCTCGTTCACGAAGCTCCTCGCAAGCTCATGGGTGACCAGGACTTCTGGCACGTAGCAGATATCGACTGGGCTGCGCGTCAGGTGATCCCAGTAGACACCCTTCAACGCGGGTTCCCCGAGTAG
- a CDS encoding amidohydrolase family protein, with the protein MIIDAHVHLIGVNGAKGSFVSKRMSSGVVFYGLSRLLGLRGISRDKLDSAYRSRLVEWVHGSDVDAACLLGLDAIYDAKGKIDEARTHVYVSNDYVLDVARESEQLLPICSVNPMRRDAIDELERVVEAGSVAIKWLPNSQDFDPANPDFAPFYEKMAALGVPLLTHTSFEHTIPPVNQLWGKPGRLRLPLELGVRVIAAHCAGAGTAHFFEEDFGDWHDMLSEFPNLYGDISAMASISRFQYLSKVLASELARSRVIYGSDFPVPISPVVFAPKLGLKAVRDLNALDNPLQKNFETMRAMGVDDSILHRAHKVLRVSDFC; encoded by the coding sequence ATGATAATCGACGCACACGTCCATCTGATCGGTGTCAACGGCGCCAAGGGCTCGTTTGTGAGCAAACGAATGAGCAGTGGCGTCGTATTCTACGGCTTGTCTCGCTTGCTCGGCCTGCGCGGGATTTCACGCGATAAACTCGATTCTGCCTATCGCTCACGGCTGGTTGAGTGGGTCCACGGATCGGATGTGGATGCGGCGTGCCTCTTGGGGCTCGACGCGATCTACGACGCCAAGGGCAAAATCGATGAAGCCAGAACTCATGTATACGTCTCAAACGATTACGTACTTGACGTCGCTCGTGAGTCCGAACAGCTGCTCCCTATTTGCAGTGTAAACCCCATGCGTCGAGATGCGATCGACGAGCTCGAACGCGTTGTTGAGGCAGGCTCAGTGGCAATCAAATGGCTACCCAATAGTCAGGACTTCGACCCGGCAAACCCTGACTTTGCGCCGTTTTACGAGAAGATGGCCGCCCTGGGGGTGCCGCTCCTGACTCACACTTCGTTTGAACACACCATCCCGCCGGTCAACCAACTCTGGGGAAAGCCAGGGCGCCTCAGGCTGCCGCTCGAGTTGGGTGTGCGCGTGATCGCCGCGCATTGTGCGGGCGCGGGCACGGCTCATTTCTTCGAGGAGGATTTTGGAGACTGGCACGATATGCTCTCCGAATTCCCGAATCTCTACGGCGATATCTCGGCCATGGCTTCGATCTCGCGCTTCCAGTACCTCTCCAAAGTGCTCGCAAGCGAGCTCGCCCGCTCACGCGTGATCTACGGTAGTGATTTTCCCGTACCCATCTCGCCCGTGGTCTTCGCGCCAAAGCTTGGCCTAAAGGCCGTGCGCGACCTGAACGCGCTCGATAACCCGCTTCAGAAGAATTTCGAGACTATGCGCGCCATGGGCGTGGACGACTCTATCCTGCATCGAGCACACAAGGTGCTCCGAGTCTCAGATTTCTGCTGA